From one Eucalyptus grandis isolate ANBG69807.140 chromosome 9, ASM1654582v1, whole genome shotgun sequence genomic stretch:
- the LOC104444070 gene encoding LOW QUALITY PROTEIN: uncharacterized protein LOC104444070 (The sequence of the model RefSeq protein was modified relative to this genomic sequence to represent the inferred CDS: inserted 2 bases in 1 codon), which yields MEGSTAGGTPRVFNTPPPGPERALHPHYWVGAHLSMRAASVTPVWGGVLVRHPWRLISTPTTTATTTAAASAAAAAAEVPSSAPSPSSSSYSLPSWLPRRPQRLYPAPPPPPPPPPPPRRSPQEPPAAAPPTNAAAAAATAAAAASAVAVLSPSAPPPPQTLPPPPVQSFQSIDRIDDDRHRRPVCHHNDNRLGGVCHPKLALVADNHVPRPYVQLDLGRDSRYHVKRDADAISRFRDDGVDGFESRRQDDFSRARSVLYDDSFRSSLSSSSKIHGLIEDSELLSEKRRRYSHRQVPSLGFHDLVFETRDREINVVDGMPFVSRESQVHESDWGRYSSSTRRSRVGSNEYNVTPRRQVQKKSAFLRLQEPRVDRRIRXDDERLHNFIHRDENGSGSLRGKGPLVFPDHGMKEKREGRSVELDVSFKSNSLVAKAVVAPTSSSTVPGKESTPRTKRLKSSAASNGGFTNTLINKPDKSMVNPTRPPEIASCTLTDSKPSKERVVAASNTGSKINNQPFSKGTSSSVGKSKVYQSFCPPVLDQDGRLPFRSGIMADSDGKVNETHSKMHIDSHKVGTSMSDGKEISLETGIASGSDSGNIRGIESNNILANKSPTVKIEKKKKVMKKAVKRVRVVKKNKPHSEMMTSKHLHGNDDHIRIDSSGVTGFDKGANPSKEDTTCTAIQMFHNVGANDASNGVSDLLQSNDVKGTLQGFPLQECGSDPDILETPLPQDVGENCGASRPIHSAVVEDKKACHTNSDSSLGCLHTNSRFFENLPASPFKSTFETGIEKLSLMQENDVGRLSYMPGRDIPDSSTLEDMNIHGVSTGKTVPFGRKIPVSSSDKVLVRSQDPSAASGLRVLDGSYSNSYLNQVSALDMRKAGGYSSKFSGSSTGCNAYTSANLDENMTFKDSTILHDLRQSSSVDLPASLKIHDSKGNLSIAASPIKVKELTTYVIDSRQDGVSKLDMLSSNTAGTCRETVNISCCSSSDALDTCKNMPVEDFGLQIATASCVRCVDSGLPSGSRRHDVSHGNKSIDELSDAKDLNKKGIDADEYENPSTCKKRGTTPSHPVFSNLGMYQSNDAGLLADSHASCSEMQLTACDSFKKSGIEAATPPMNTPHDSNSSPSWKAKDVSLMKSADAVSSAANRSFDDTLQLRRSGFDSGLLGVRASSIRNKYSVSQLIMEENQKDSFPVKATSDHPDGVLNIEKNKGKKVGLHSVEAQVMGAGETADCRSLGTHVLTRESGSSSVVRKTDSDIHELEESPSVSTYVPSSADGDGIYNSNSNDEGVDSVLHPISDMSSPENISNYLIRQIPRWKLSIDEIPPGRLGGKDAQEKENVMVGGGSEISVLTLSAHSTKVDRISDHGMEIDCISPEKDVILSSEALKKTEYSLKKPEPYGMRNQPNRVMQRSFPARSSFGSKTSKVISANGATKSNTWHRPSNSSVSLSGKKPVSSILAGKRQLTVDAGELYIRKGNSLVRKSGVDTCQSQIHHVTSSAAHRINSSGEDDLKRSIGTGKINNLNHNVDLLKTGGMSAPLEKANTSLFPSVHNLPNHTAMSSDSCTILNSAGPSLDGYFGNRLDSVDCTSSSDQLNTSKDALKISETREDQLCSANKLEGMKELPNESLTASALKRITYVKRKSNQLVATTKSSDLPSQIVHKTQVLSSDGYFKRNKNQLIRTSIGNLMKQMSALPEHSRNSEDQGTPAVSCGRILNRGLSSKVWTLWGSKLSKSYRHPLHHQKCYQKVLPQLFPWKRATYWRRYMQTTCGLADKSSSAIRRLMLVRKRDTVYVRSAHGLSLRKSKVLSVGGTSLKWSKSIERQSKKANEDATRAVVAAEREKKEQNGSFPVSTRTKSKFRSSRAGERIFRIGSFRYKMDASRRTLQRISDDESAYSSVSQAKDDTRKSYVPRRLVIGNDEYVRIGNGNQLIRDPKKRTRLLASEKVRWSLHTARLRLTKRRKYCQFFTRFGKCNKDDGKCPYIHDPSKIAVCTKFINGSCSNKDCKLTHEIIPERMPDCSYFLQGLCTNKSCPYRHVNVNQNYPTCEAFLRGYCPDGNECRNKHSYICPTFEATGRCQQGSKCKLHHPKGRSKGKKRKRSGEKSSLGRYFGSMTMRLSKQGTAAPERVRVEDVDDNSVFSDYISIDVSDDEARESDDPMIYDEIDPLDVRLDNLDELIKPLRIMDKMPTM from the exons ATGGAAGGGTCAACTGCTGGGGGAACACCAAGGGTGTTTAACACACCTCCCCCTGGGCCTGAGAGGGCTCTACATCCCCACTATTGGGTGGGCGCACATCTCTCAATGAGGGCAGCATCGGTGACTCCCGTGTGGGGCGGCG TTCTCGTCCGCCACCCATGGAGGCTCATCTCTACGCcgaccaccaccgccaccaccaccgccgccgcgagcgccgccgccgccgctgccgagGTACCTTCCTCCGCCCCCTccccatcttcctcctcctacTCCTTACCATCCTGGCTTCCACGAAGACCCCAACGTTTATACCCcgcaccaccgccaccaccaccacctccaccacctccaCGACGATCACCACAAGAGCCACCAGCTGCTGCTCCCCCCACaaacgccgccgccgccgccgccaccgccgctgcaGCCGCATCCGCCGTCGCAGTCCTATCGCCctccgctcctcctcctcctcaaaccCTACCTCCCCCGCCGGTGCAATCTTTTCAGAGCATCGATCGGATCGACGACGATCGCCATCGCCGACCGGTTTGTCACCACAACGACAATCGCCTCGGCGGTGTCTGCCACCCGAAATTGGCGCTTGTGGCCGATAATCACGTTCCGCGTCCGTACGTACAACTTGATTTGGGTCGGGACTCTCGTTACCACGTCAAGCGCGATGCGGATGCGATTTCTAGATTTAGGGACGACGGTGTGGATGGGTTTGAATCCCGTCGGCAAGATGATTTCTCGCGGGCGCGGTCTGTCCTTTATGATGACTCTTTCAGGAGCTCTTTATCAAGTTCTTCTAAAATTCATGGCCTGATTGAGGATAGTGAACTGTTGAGTGAAAAACGCAGGAGGTATAGTCATAGGCAGGTTCCATCTTTAGGTTTTCATGACTTAGTTTTTGAGACTAGGGATCGTGAGATTAATGTTGTGGATGGTATGCCATTTGTTTCTAGAGAATCACAGGTTCATGAGTCTGATTGGGGAAGATATAGCAGTAGTACTAGAAGAAGTAGGGTAGGTAGCAATGAATATAATGTCACGCCAAGGAGACAGGTGCAGAAAAAGAGTGCTTTTCTGAGGCTTCAAGAGCCGAGAGTTGATCGAAGGATTCG GGACGATGAGAGGTTGCACAATTTTATTCATCGTGATGAGAACGGTTCTGGTTCCTTGAGAGGCAAAGGGCCGCTTGTGTTTCCTGATCATGgtatgaaagaaaagagagaaggaagatcAGTGGAGCTCGATGTTTCTTTCAAATCCAATTCTTTGGTAGCCAAAGCAGTCGTTGCACCTACAAGTTCATCGACCGTTCCAGGCAAAGAATCGACTCCAAGGACTAAGAGGTTGAAGAGTTCTGCTGCATCAAATGGGGGTTTTACCAATACACTCATCAACAAACCTGACAAGAGCATGGTGAATCCGACCAGACCTCCCGAGATTGCCAGTTGTACTTTGACGGATTCAAAACCATCAAAAGAGAGAGTTGTTGCAGCATCTAATACAGGGAGTAAGATTAACAATCAACCCTTTTCCAAGGGAACCTCTAGCTCAGTTGGTAAGAGTAAGGTGTATCAGTCTTTCTGCCCTCCAGTTTTAGATCAAGATGGTCGTCTTCCCTTTCGATCTGGAATTATGGCAGATTCTGATGGAAAAGTTAATGAGACACATTCTAAGATGCATATAGATTCACATAAAGTTGGTACGAGCATGAGTGATGGCAAGGAAATTTCTTTGGAGACTGGTATAGCTTCTGGATCTGATAGTGGTAACATTCGAGGCATAGAAAGCAATAACATTCTTGCCAATAAGTCACCTACTGTAaagattgaaaagaagaaaaaggtcaTGAAGAAAGCAGTTAAGAGAGTGAGAgtagtgaaaaaaaataaacctCATTCAGAGATGATGACTTCGAAGCATCTGCATGGAAATGATGATCATATAAGAATAGATAGTTCTGGTGTGACAGGGTTTGACAAGGGTGCAAATCCTTCAAAAGAGGATACTACTTGTACTGCAATTCAAATGTTCCATAATGTAGGAGCAAATGATGCTTCCAATGGAGTGTCTGATCTGCTCCAGTCAAATGATGTGAAAGGAACATTGCAAGGTTTTCCATTGCAGGAATGTGGTAGTGACCCTGATATTTTGGAAACACCTCTACCTCAAGATGTTGGAGAGAATTGTGGTGCATCTCGTCCTATCCATTCTGCCGTGGTTGAAGATAAAAAGGCATGTCATACCAATTCTGACAGTTCTTTGGGGTGCCTGCATACCAATTCAAGATTCTTTGAGAATCTTCCTGCATCGCCATTTAAAAGTACTTTTGAGACTGGTATAGAGAAGTTAAGTTTGATGCAAGAGAATGATGTGGGCAGACTATCTTATATGCCGGGCCGTGACATTCCTGATTCCTCAACTTTGGAGGACATGAACATTCATGGGGTTTCTACAGGTAAAACTGTCCCTTTTGGGAGGAAAATTCCTGTCTCAAGTTCTGATAAAGTCCTAGTTAGATCTCAAGATCCAAGTGCTGCTTCAGGTCTGAGAGTTCTTGATGGTTCTTACAGTAACTCTTATCTTAATCAAGTTAGTGCATTGGATATGCGAAAAGCTGGAGGCtattcttcaaaattttcagGAAGCAGTACTGGCTGCAATGCTTACACTTCTGCTAATTTAGATGAAAACATGACCTTTAAGGATAGCACCATTCTTCATGATTTGAGGCAATCATCTTCAGTAGATCTCCCTGCATCACTCAAGATTCATGAtagtaaagggaatttatcaatAGCTGCGTCTCCCATTAAAGTAAAAGAACTTACCACATATGTTATAGACAGTAGACAAGATGGGGTCTCTAAACTAGATATGCTGAGTTCAAACACAGCAGGAACCTGTAGGGAGACTGTAAATATTTCATGCTGCAGCTCTTCAGATGCTTTAGACACCTGCAAAAATATGCCTGTTGAGGATTTTGGACTCCAAATAGCTACAGCTTCTTGTGTTAGATGTGTGGACTCTGGCTTACCCTCTGGTTCACGTAGGCATGACGTTTCACATGGAAATAAATCAATAGATGAACTTTCTGATGCAAAGGATTTAAATAAGAAGGGGATTGATGCTGATGAATATGAAAATCCATCTACTTGTAAAAAGAGAGGAACTACTCCTTCTCATCCTGTTTTCTCTAATTTGGGAATGTACCAGAGCAATGATGCGGGTCTGCTGGCTGATAGCCATGCATCTTGCTCAGAGATGCAATTAACTGCTTGTGACAGTTTCAAAAAATCTGGCATAGAGGCTGCAACACCTCCTATGAATACTCCGCATGATTCTAATTCATCACCAAGCTGGAAAGCAAAGGATGTTTCTTTGATGAAATCTGCGGATGCTGTCAGTTCTGCTGCAAATAGGTCCTTTGATGACACACTCCAACTTCGGCGCTCAGGTTTTGATTCTGGATTGCTAGGTGTCAGGGCATCAAGCATCCGAAACAAATATTCAGTCAGTCAGTTGATAATGGAGGAAAACCAGAAAGATAGCTTTCCAGTTAAGGCCACAAGTGATCATCCTGATGGGGTTCTCAATATAGAAAAGAATAAGGGAAAGAAAGTGGGTTTACATTCTGTAGAAGCACAAGTGATGGGGGCTGGTGAGACGGCTGACTGCAGATCTTTAGGAACCCATGTATTGACTCGGGAATCAGGATCATCCAGTGTGGTTAGGAAAACTGATAGTGACATTCATGAATTGGAAGAATCACCGTCCGTGTCAACTTACGTGCCATCGTCTGCTGATGGTGATGGAATCTACAATTCTAACTCCAATGATGAAGGGGTAGATTCTGTGCTTCATCCAATATCTGATATGAGTTCTCCAGAAAATATATCTAATTACTTAATAAGGCAGATTCCCAGGTGGAAATTATCTATAGACGAAATTCCTCCTGGAAGGTTAGGTGGTAAGGATgctcaagaaaaagagaacgtCATGGTTGGTGGAGGTTCAGAGATATCTGTCCTTACTCTGTCTGCGCATAGTACCAAAGTTGATCGGATATCAGATCATGGAATGGAAATTGATTGCATTAGCCCTGAGAAGGATGTAATATTGTCATCAGAAGCTTTGAAAAAGACTGAATACAGTCTGAAGAAACCAGAACCATATGGTATGCGGAATCAACCAAATCGTGTTATGCAGAGGTCATTCCCAGCTCGTTCGTCCTTTGGTTCCAAGACTTCAAAGGTGATCTCTGCTAATGGTGCCACAAAATCAAATACATGGCATCGACCTAGCAATTCATCAGTTTCTCTCTCAGGAAAGAAGCCGGTTTCTAGCATTCTAGCTGGCAAAAGGCAGTTGACAGTAGATGCTGGGGAACTTTATATCCGAAAAGGTAACAGTCTGGTCAGAAAATCAGGTGTAGATACTTGCCAATCCCAGATCCATCATGTCACAAGCTCAGCAGCACACAGAATAAATTCATCAGGTGAAGATGACTTAAAGAGGAGCATAGGAACTGGAAAAATCAATAATCTTAATCACAATGTAGATCTGTTAAAAACGGGAGGAATGAGTGCTCCTCTTGAGAAGGCAAATACATCCCTATTTCCAAGTGTTCATAATCTGCCCAATCACACTGCCATGTCTTCAGACAGCTGCACGATTTTAAACTCAGCTGGACCTTCACTTGATGGTTACTTTGGTAATAGATTAGATTCTGTGGATTGTACATCAAGCAGTGATCAACTAAACACCAGCAAGGATGCATTGAAGATTTCCGAAACTCGTGAAGACCAACTTTGTTCAGCAAATAAGTTGGAAGGTATGAAAGAACTGCCCAATGAAAGTTTGACGGCATCTGCTTTGAAGAGGATAACATATGTGAAGCGCAAATCAAATCAGTTGGTCGCAACAACAAAATCATCTGATCTGCCCTCCCAGATTGTTCATAAGACCCAAGTCTTATCCTCTGATGGCTACTTCAAACGGAATAAAAATCAGCTTATAAGGACTTCAATTGGCAATTTAATGAAGCAGATGTCTGCCCTGCCTGAACACAGTCGAAATTCAGAAGATCAGGGGACTCCGGCAGTTTCATGTGGAAGAATCCTTAACAGGGGGCTATCTTCTAAAG TGTGGACTCTGTGGGGTTCAAAGCTTTCAAAAAGTTACAGACATCCATTGCATCatcaaaaatgttaccaaaagGTCCTTCCTCAGCTGTTCCCTTGGAAAAGAGCAACATACTGGCGTAGATACATGCAGACAACTTGCGGTCTGGCTGATAAATCTTCATCTGCAATCAG AAGATTAATGCTGGTGAGGAAGAGGGATACTGTCTATGTTAGGTCAGCTCATGGTTTATCACTTAGAAAATCTAAGGTGCTTAGTGTTGGTGGGACAAGTTTAAAGTGGTCGAAGTCCATTGAAAGGCAATCAAAGAAAGCTAATGAG GATGCAACACGAGCTGTTGTTGCGGCtgagagggagaaaaaagaacagaatgGTAGTTTCCCGGTGTCCACCAGAACGAAAAGCAAATTTCGTTCATCAC GAGCAGGAGAGCGCATATTCCGGATTGGTTCTTTTCGATACAAAATGGATGCTTCAAGGAGGACACTACAGAGAATTTCAG ATGATGAATCGGCTTACTCTTCTGTTTCCCAAGCAAAAGATGATACTAGGAAATCATATGTTCCGCGGAGATTAGTGATTGGCAATGATGA GTATGTAAGGATTGGAAATGGGAATCAGCTAATTCGAGATCCAAAGAAACGAACTCGGCTTTTAGCAAGTGAGAAAGTGCGGTGGAGTTTGCATACTGCCAGATTGCGGTTGACTAAAAGACGAAAATACTGTCAGTTTTTCACAAGATTCGGGAAATGCAACAAGGATGATGGAAAATGTCCCTATATTCATGATCCCTCCAAAATCGCAGTctgcacaaaatttataaacGGGTCATGTTCAAATAAGGATTGCAAGTTGACTCATGAG ATCATTCCTGAAAGAATGCCAGATTGTTCTTATTTTCTGCAAG GTTTGTGCACAAACAAAAGTTGTCCTTATAGGCATGTGAATGTCAATCAGAATTACCCTACATGTGAAGCTTTTCTTAGGGGCTATTGTCCTGACGGGAATGAG TGTCGGAACAAGCACAGCTACATATGCCCAACCTTTGAAGCAACTGGTAGATGTCAGCAAGGATCCAAATGCAAGCTTCACCACCCGAAAGGACGtagtaagggaaagaaaagaaaacgatcAGGTGAAAAGAGCAGTTTAGGTCGTTACTTTGGGTCCATGACAATGAGATTGTCTAAGCAAGGAACAGCAGCTCCTGAAAGGGTCCGTGTGGAAGATGTTGATGACAATTCTGTCTTTTCTGATTATATCAGTATTGATGTTAGTGATGACGAAGCGAGAGAAAGTGATGACCCCATGATATATGATGAAATTGATCCTTTGGATGTACGGTTGGATAATCTGGATGAGCTAATTAAGCCATTACGCATTATGGACAAGATGCCGACAATGTAA